One stretch of Micromonospora echinospora DNA includes these proteins:
- a CDS encoding ParB/RepB/Spo0J family partition protein encodes MKNRPRGGLGRGLGALIPTGPVPGADPVATEPESPTAVGPTSAPVAGATAAITGAVGSVPPSAAEPESHLSPVPGARFAEILVDAIVPNPKQPRHVFDEEALEELKTSIQEVGFLQPIVVRQLDTEKYELVMGERRWRAAQAVGRETIPAIVRDTKDDAMLRDALLENIHRANLNPLEEAAAYQQLLEEFGATHEELARRIGRSRPQISNTIRLMNLPAAVQRRVAAGVLSAGHARALLSLDDAEAQEQLAKRIVAEGISVRGAEELVHLALAEEPAKASAAKRRPKPHAPALTDLADRLSDRFDTRVKVDIGRSKGKITIEFATVDDLERIVGLIGVGEEERPEA; translated from the coding sequence ATGAAGAACCGTCCCCGCGGCGGGCTGGGCCGAGGGCTCGGCGCCCTCATCCCCACCGGACCGGTACCGGGTGCCGACCCGGTGGCCACGGAGCCGGAGTCGCCCACGGCGGTGGGCCCGACGTCGGCTCCCGTGGCCGGCGCGACGGCCGCGATCACCGGCGCAGTAGGGAGCGTCCCGCCCTCGGCCGCCGAGCCCGAGTCGCACCTGAGCCCGGTGCCCGGTGCCCGCTTCGCCGAGATCCTGGTCGACGCGATCGTGCCGAACCCGAAGCAGCCCCGGCACGTCTTCGACGAGGAGGCGCTGGAGGAGCTGAAGACCTCGATCCAGGAGGTCGGCTTCCTCCAGCCGATCGTGGTCCGCCAGCTCGACACCGAGAAGTACGAACTCGTCATGGGTGAGCGGCGCTGGCGCGCCGCCCAGGCGGTCGGCCGGGAAACCATCCCCGCGATCGTCCGGGACACCAAGGACGACGCGATGCTCCGGGACGCGCTGCTGGAGAACATCCACCGCGCCAACCTGAACCCGCTGGAAGAGGCGGCGGCCTACCAGCAGCTGCTGGAGGAGTTCGGCGCCACGCACGAGGAACTGGCCCGGCGGATCGGCCGCAGCCGCCCGCAGATCTCCAACACCATCCGGCTGATGAACCTGCCGGCGGCGGTGCAGCGCCGGGTCGCCGCCGGGGTACTCTCCGCCGGTCACGCCCGGGCACTGCTCAGCCTCGACGACGCCGAGGCACAGGAGCAGCTCGCCAAGCGGATCGTCGCCGAGGGCATCTCGGTACGCGGTGCCGAGGAACTCGTGCACCTGGCGCTCGCCGAGGAACCGGCGAAGGCGTCTGCCGCGAAGCGCCGGCCGAAGCCGCACGCCCCGGCGCTCACCGATCTCGCGGACCGGCTCTCGGACCGGTTCGACACCCGCGTGAAGGTCGACATTGGCCGGAGCAAGGGGAAGATCACGATCGAGTTCGCCACCGTTGACGACCTGGAACGGATCGTCGGGCTCATCGGGGTGGGCGAGGAGGAGCGGCCCGAGGCGTAG
- a CDS encoding AAA family ATPase, protein MHDDGRYDDLRVTGSGGNSPGPVSRETNYREWTVNEPRDPSASYQPAETPPSGAVRPVSSAPANVPPARDPLDPADGPANAPTPRPPAVRANAAVPARFEPQPPVSAVPHQAAPEAAVAPSDTPQASGYGDEADGSTYVSRETPTREEDDPPLAMEAMRAVQILNPSGEVTMPRPDRTRVMCVANQKGGVGKTTTTVNLAVALALHGNRVLVVDLDPQGNASTGLNVPHHTGVPDVYDCLIDSVPLEEVAQAVEGIPNLWCVPATIDLAGAEIELVSVVARESRLARAIAAYPGHFDYVFIDCPPSLGLLTVNALVAAQEVLIPIQCEYYALEGLNQLINNINLVRQHLNPKLEVSTILLTMYDRRTRLADAVEQDVRNHFGDKVLQAVIPRNVRVSEAPSYGQSVMTYDPGSRGATSYFEAAQEIAERGVKEPVSRNA, encoded by the coding sequence GTGCATGACGACGGCAGGTACGACGATCTACGAGTAACCGGGTCGGGAGGGAACTCCCCCGGCCCCGTTTCACGTGAAACCAACTACCGGGAGTGGACGGTGAACGAGCCCCGCGATCCGTCCGCCTCGTACCAGCCGGCCGAGACGCCACCTTCCGGTGCCGTGCGGCCGGTGTCGTCGGCGCCCGCGAACGTCCCGCCGGCCCGGGACCCGCTCGACCCGGCCGACGGCCCGGCGAACGCCCCGACGCCGCGACCCCCGGCGGTGCGGGCGAACGCCGCAGTGCCCGCTCGCTTCGAACCCCAGCCGCCCGTCTCGGCCGTGCCGCACCAGGCCGCTCCCGAGGCCGCCGTGGCGCCGTCCGACACGCCACAGGCGAGCGGGTACGGCGACGAGGCAGACGGCAGCACGTACGTTTCACGTGAAACCCCGACGCGCGAAGAGGATGATCCACCGTTGGCTATGGAGGCGATGCGCGCCGTGCAGATCCTGAATCCCAGTGGCGAGGTCACCATGCCCCGCCCGGACCGGACCCGGGTGATGTGCGTCGCCAACCAGAAGGGCGGCGTGGGCAAGACGACCACCACCGTGAACCTGGCCGTGGCGCTTGCGCTGCACGGCAACCGGGTGCTCGTGGTCGACCTTGATCCCCAGGGCAACGCCTCCACCGGTTTGAACGTCCCGCACCACACCGGCGTGCCGGACGTCTACGACTGCCTGATCGACAGCGTGCCGCTCGAAGAGGTGGCGCAGGCCGTCGAGGGCATCCCCAACCTGTGGTGCGTACCGGCCACGATCGACCTGGCCGGCGCCGAGATCGAACTGGTCTCGGTCGTCGCCCGGGAGTCCCGCCTGGCGCGGGCCATCGCCGCGTACCCGGGGCACTTCGACTACGTCTTCATAGACTGCCCGCCGTCGCTCGGCCTGCTCACCGTCAACGCGCTTGTCGCCGCGCAGGAGGTGCTCATCCCGATCCAGTGCGAGTACTACGCGCTGGAAGGGCTCAACCAGTTGATCAACAACATCAACCTGGTACGCCAGCACCTCAACCCGAAGCTCGAGGTCTCCACCATCCTGCTCACCATGTACGACAGGCGTACCCGGCTGGCGGACGCGGTGGAGCAGGACGTCCGGAACCACTTCGGCGACAAGGTGCTCCAGGCCGTCATCCCGCGCAACGTGCGTGTCTCCGAGGCGCCGAGCTACGGCCAGTCGGTGATGACCTACGATCCCGGTTCGCGGGGAGCCACGAGTTACTTCGAGGCCGCCCAGGAGATCGCGGAGCGAGGCGTCAAGGAGCCGGTGAGCCGGAATGCGTAG
- the rsmG gene encoding 16S rRNA (guanine(527)-N(7))-methyltransferase RsmG translates to MDGATAPDPASAALPPELAEAARALFGDRLDLAAAYAELLATDGVVRGLIGPREAPRLWDRHLLNCAVVAERIPEGASVIDVGSGAGLPGLVLAIARPDLTLTLVEPLARRTSFLIEAVQRLGLTRDVRVFRGRAEEAAAGSRDREALSADIVTARAVAPLDRLAGWCLPLLVSGGRLVALKGASAADEIAEHTEAVVRLGGGTPELHRCGEGMVESPATVIEVVRERVVNPRRPKKPKRSRGGRRRGDR, encoded by the coding sequence GTGGACGGTGCCACCGCCCCCGACCCGGCTTCCGCTGCACTACCGCCCGAACTGGCCGAGGCCGCCCGTGCGCTCTTCGGTGACCGGCTCGACCTCGCCGCCGCGTACGCCGAACTGCTTGCCACCGACGGCGTGGTGCGCGGCCTGATCGGCCCGCGCGAGGCGCCGCGGCTCTGGGACCGGCACCTGCTCAACTGCGCGGTGGTGGCCGAGCGGATCCCGGAGGGGGCGAGCGTGATCGACGTCGGCTCCGGCGCCGGGCTGCCCGGCCTGGTCCTGGCGATCGCGCGTCCCGATCTCACACTGACGCTCGTGGAGCCGCTCGCGCGGCGTACCTCCTTCCTGATCGAGGCGGTGCAACGCCTCGGCCTGACCCGCGACGTCCGCGTCTTCCGCGGGCGGGCCGAGGAGGCGGCGGCCGGGTCGCGGGACCGGGAAGCGCTGTCCGCCGACATCGTGACCGCCCGCGCGGTGGCGCCGCTGGACCGGCTCGCCGGTTGGTGCCTGCCGCTGCTGGTCTCCGGCGGTCGCCTGGTGGCGCTCAAGGGCGCCTCGGCGGCCGACGAGATCGCCGAGCACACCGAAGCGGTGGTACGCCTCGGTGGCGGTACGCCGGAGCTGCACCGTTGCGGCGAGGGGATGGTCGAGTCCCCGGCGACGGTGATCGAGGTGGTCCGGGAGCGCGTGGTGAACCCGCGCCGGCCCAAGAAGCCGAAGCGGTCGCGTGGCGGCCGCCGTCGTGGCGACCGCTGA
- a CDS encoding protein jag, with the protein MRPVTETSIPSADQSLDEETPVTAATETEDATGEPREKKAPADSDLFRQSEIAADYVEGLLDILDYDGDIDELVSGGRPVVEVVGGRLQNLVGQRGATLEALQELARLAVFRQTGTPSRLLLDVGGYRAARRKELAAVAKNAVEKVKEHGEPVRLEPMSAFERKCVHDVVNAMSGVESESEGVEPDRRIVVRPVTD; encoded by the coding sequence ATGAGACCCGTGACCGAGACCAGCATCCCCAGCGCCGACCAGTCCCTGGACGAGGAGACCCCCGTTACCGCCGCCACCGAGACCGAGGACGCCACGGGCGAGCCCCGGGAGAAGAAGGCCCCGGCCGACAGCGACCTGTTCCGGCAGAGCGAGATCGCCGCCGACTACGTCGAGGGCCTGCTGGACATCCTCGACTACGACGGCGACATCGACGAGCTGGTCTCCGGTGGCCGCCCGGTCGTCGAGGTGGTCGGCGGACGGCTGCAGAACCTGGTCGGCCAGCGCGGCGCAACCCTGGAGGCGCTCCAGGAGCTGGCCCGGCTGGCCGTGTTCCGGCAGACCGGCACGCCGAGCCGCCTGCTGCTGGACGTCGGTGGCTACCGGGCCGCCCGGCGCAAGGAACTGGCCGCCGTGGCGAAGAACGCGGTCGAGAAGGTCAAGGAGCACGGTGAGCCGGTGCGCCTGGAGCCGATGTCCGCGTTCGAGCGCAAGTGCGTGCACGACGTGGTGAACGCGATGAGCGGCGTGGAGAGCGAGTCCGAGGGCGTCGAGCCCGACCGCCGCATCGTCGTGCGTCCGGTGACGGACTGA